One genomic window of Hippopotamus amphibius kiboko isolate mHipAmp2 chromosome 10, mHipAmp2.hap2, whole genome shotgun sequence includes the following:
- the RWDD2B gene encoding RWD domain-containing protein 2B isoform X2, with the protein MIEIEQAEAQLSELDLLASMFPGENELIVHDQLALAELKDCIEKRTMEGRSSKVYFTINMNLDISEEATVMFSLACVLPFKYPAVLPEIIVRSVLLNRSQQAQLNTDLTAYLQKNCLGDVCILNATEWIREHASVYVNKDTTPSPAPGSTVQPVDLILTRLWIYSHHIYNKYKRKNILEWAKELSLSGFSMPGKPGVVCVEGPQSACEEFWSRLRKLNWKRILIRHREDISFDGTNEEMERRRKFSVFEEKVFSVNGARGNHMDFGQLYQFLNGKGCGDVFQVFFGVEGQ; encoded by the exons ATGATTGAGATTGAACAGGCAGAGGCCCAACTCTCTGAGTTAGACCTGCTGGCCAGTATGTTCCCTGGTGAGAACGAGCTTATAGTGCATGACCAGCTGGCTTTAGCAGAACTGAAAGATTGTATTGAAAAGAGGACAATGGAAGGACGATCTTCAAAAGTTTACTTTACTATCAATATGAACCTGGACATATCTGAGGAAGCAACG gtgaTGTTTTCTCTGGCCTGTGTTCTTCCCTTTAAATACCCTGCAGTTCTGCCTGAAATTATTGTCAG ATCAGTACTATTAAATAGATCCCAGCAGGCTCAGCTGAATACAGATCTGACAGCATACTTGCAAAAGAATTGCCTCGGAGATGTCTGTATATTGAATGCCACAGAGTGGATTAGAGAACACGCTTCAGTCTATGTCAACAAAGACACCACACcttcccctgctccaggaagtacAGTCCAGCCAGTTGACCTCATTCTCACAAGACTCTGGATCTACAGCCATCACATCTAcaacaaatacaaaagaaagaatattctagAGTGGGCAAAGGAGCTTTCCCTATCTGGGTTTAGCATGCCTGGGAAACCTGGTGTTGTTTGTGTGGAAGGTCCACAAAGTGCCTGTGAAGAATTCTGGTCAAG ACTCAGAAAATTAAACTGGAAGAGAATTTTAATTCGCCATCGAGAAGACATTTCTTTCGATggtacaaatgaggaaatggaaagacgaagaaaattttcagtttttgaagaaAAAGTATTCAGTGTTAATGGAGCCAGAGGAAACCACATGGACTTTGGTCAGCTGTATCAGTTTTTAAATGGCAAAGGATGTGGGGATGTTTTTCAGGTGTTCTTTGGTGTGGAAGGACAGTGA
- the RWDD2B gene encoding RWD domain-containing protein 2B isoform X1, translating into MARETYRYPKMIEIEQAEAQLSELDLLASMFPGENELIVHDQLALAELKDCIEKRTMEGRSSKVYFTINMNLDISEEATVMFSLACVLPFKYPAVLPEIIVRSVLLNRSQQAQLNTDLTAYLQKNCLGDVCILNATEWIREHASVYVNKDTTPSPAPGSTVQPVDLILTRLWIYSHHIYNKYKRKNILEWAKELSLSGFSMPGKPGVVCVEGPQSACEEFWSRLRKLNWKRILIRHREDISFDGTNEEMERRRKFSVFEEKVFSVNGARGNHMDFGQLYQFLNGKGCGDVFQVFFGVEGQ; encoded by the exons ATGGCTCGAG AAACCTACAGGTATCCAAAAATGATTGAGATTGAACAGGCAGAGGCCCAACTCTCTGAGTTAGACCTGCTGGCCAGTATGTTCCCTGGTGAGAACGAGCTTATAGTGCATGACCAGCTGGCTTTAGCAGAACTGAAAGATTGTATTGAAAAGAGGACAATGGAAGGACGATCTTCAAAAGTTTACTTTACTATCAATATGAACCTGGACATATCTGAGGAAGCAACG gtgaTGTTTTCTCTGGCCTGTGTTCTTCCCTTTAAATACCCTGCAGTTCTGCCTGAAATTATTGTCAG ATCAGTACTATTAAATAGATCCCAGCAGGCTCAGCTGAATACAGATCTGACAGCATACTTGCAAAAGAATTGCCTCGGAGATGTCTGTATATTGAATGCCACAGAGTGGATTAGAGAACACGCTTCAGTCTATGTCAACAAAGACACCACACcttcccctgctccaggaagtacAGTCCAGCCAGTTGACCTCATTCTCACAAGACTCTGGATCTACAGCCATCACATCTAcaacaaatacaaaagaaagaatattctagAGTGGGCAAAGGAGCTTTCCCTATCTGGGTTTAGCATGCCTGGGAAACCTGGTGTTGTTTGTGTGGAAGGTCCACAAAGTGCCTGTGAAGAATTCTGGTCAAG ACTCAGAAAATTAAACTGGAAGAGAATTTTAATTCGCCATCGAGAAGACATTTCTTTCGATggtacaaatgaggaaatggaaagacgaagaaaattttcagtttttgaagaaAAAGTATTCAGTGTTAATGGAGCCAGAGGAAACCACATGGACTTTGGTCAGCTGTATCAGTTTTTAAATGGCAAAGGATGTGGGGATGTTTTTCAGGTGTTCTTTGGTGTGGAAGGACAGTGA